A DNA window from Streptococcus mutans contains the following coding sequences:
- a CDS encoding polysaccharide deacetylase family protein has translation MTVQQHWKKWQAKIFSAKNRPNLLFSLLIIGLVLGVVLVQAKSMQKQHKNHIRSSRISKKKTTPKPNINPNTLKIGSNHNNQAEGYAYSAEAVRQMMNNKQASAKQKLVFLTFDDGVDPNMTPKILDVLAQQHVHATFFLVGCNITDKVKPILQRQITEGHALGIHSFSHVYSLLYPNRVGNTQQIVSEVTRTQNALKDQLGQNFKTGVWRYPGGHLSWTGLEAADKQLAAQGIQWMDWNAAVGDAEPLATRPTTVASMLAFLDGSAKIATNPNVQVVLMHDISEKTVTLASLPQIIRYYKDRGYTFAVLK, from the coding sequence ATGACAGTTCAACAACATTGGAAAAAATGGCAGGCAAAAATTTTCTCTGCAAAAAATAGACCCAATCTATTATTTAGTCTTTTAATTATCGGACTAGTTCTTGGAGTCGTTCTTGTACAAGCAAAATCTATGCAAAAGCAACATAAAAATCACATCAGATCTAGTAGGATTTCTAAGAAAAAAACAACTCCTAAACCTAATATTAACCCTAATACCCTAAAAATAGGCAGCAACCATAACAATCAGGCCGAAGGATATGCTTATTCTGCGGAAGCAGTCAGACAAATGATGAACAACAAGCAAGCTTCTGCTAAACAAAAATTAGTTTTTCTTACCTTTGATGACGGCGTTGACCCTAATATGACACCTAAAATTTTAGATGTCCTTGCGCAACAACACGTTCATGCCACTTTTTTTCTTGTCGGCTGTAATATCACTGATAAAGTAAAACCCATTTTACAAAGACAAATTACAGAAGGGCATGCTCTTGGTATCCATAGCTTTTCACATGTCTATTCACTTTTATATCCTAATCGAGTGGGTAATACACAGCAAATAGTCAGCGAAGTGACTCGTACGCAAAATGCTCTCAAGGATCAATTGGGGCAAAATTTTAAGACAGGTGTTTGGCGTTACCCCGGCGGACATTTATCTTGGACAGGCTTAGAAGCAGCTGACAAACAATTAGCAGCTCAAGGTATTCAGTGGATGGATTGGAATGCTGCTGTTGGTGATGCTGAACCTCTGGCTACAAGACCTACAACAGTAGCAAGCATGTTAGCTTTTCTTGATGGCAGTGCTAAGATTGCTACCAACCCTAACGTACAGGTTGTTCTCATGCATGATATTTCTGAAAAAACTGTTACTCTCGCAAGTTTACCGCAAATTATTCGTTATTATAAAGATCGCGGTTATACATTTGCTGTTTTAAAATAA
- a CDS encoding GIY-YIG nuclease family protein: protein MTKPILKKKERVDQLFSTDVKIIQNKEVFSYSIDSVLLSRFPKIPSRGLIVDLCSGNGAVGLFAATRTKAKIIEVELQERLADMAQRSIQLNDLTNQVSMIRDDLKNLLDHVPRSKVDLILCNPPYFKAAETSKKNLSEHYLLARHEIATNLEEICKISQQVLKTNGRLAMVHRPDRFLEIIDTFKKYKLAPKRLQFVYPKLGKDANMLLIEAIKDGSPNGMKILPPLIVHKDNGDYTDNIHEIYFGKGHQAYMYVLKCADDSLYTGYTTDIKKRLATHNAGKGAKYTRARLPVELIYVEQFNHKNAAMSAEGKLKQKTRAQKLHYIEEHQHINLVSQF, encoded by the coding sequence ATGACAAAACCAATTTTAAAAAAGAAAGAACGTGTCGATCAGCTTTTTTCAACTGATGTCAAAATTATTCAAAATAAGGAAGTTTTTTCCTACTCCATTGACAGCGTTTTACTTTCTCGTTTTCCCAAGATTCCTAGCAGAGGTCTGATTGTTGACCTTTGCTCTGGTAATGGAGCCGTTGGTCTTTTTGCTGCAACCAGAACGAAAGCTAAAATTATTGAAGTTGAATTGCAGGAACGACTGGCAGACATGGCGCAGCGTTCCATTCAGCTCAATGACCTTACCAATCAAGTTTCGATGATTAGGGACGATTTAAAAAATTTGTTGGACCATGTTCCGCGTTCAAAAGTTGACCTTATCCTTTGCAATCCTCCTTATTTCAAAGCGGCAGAGACTTCAAAGAAAAACCTTTCTGAACATTATCTGCTTGCTCGCCATGAGATAGCAACTAATTTGGAGGAAATCTGCAAAATCAGCCAACAAGTGCTAAAAACCAATGGTCGTTTGGCTATGGTTCATCGTCCTGACCGCTTCCTTGAAATCATTGATACTTTTAAAAAATACAAACTGGCTCCCAAACGCCTTCAGTTTGTTTATCCAAAGCTGGGAAAAGATGCTAATATGTTGCTCATCGAAGCAATTAAGGATGGCTCGCCTAATGGGATGAAAATTTTACCACCTTTAATCGTACATAAGGACAATGGGGATTACACAGATAACATCCACGAAATCTATTTTGGTAAAGGTCATCAAGCCTATATGTATGTATTGAAATGTGCTGATGATAGTCTTTACACAGGCTACACAACGGATATTAAAAAGCGCTTAGCTACTCACAATGCTGGTAAGGGCGCTAAGTACACAAGAGCAAGACTGCCTGTCGAATTAATCTATGTTGAACAGTTTAACCATAAAAACGCTGCTATGAGTGCAGAAGGTAAATTGAAACAAAAGACACGCGCTCAAAAATTGCACTATATTGAAGAACACCAGCATATCAATTTAGTCTCACAATTTTAA
- a CDS encoding HXXEE domain-containing protein → MTTYVWLFPLLFIFHGLEEIIGFIPWIEKKSDLLKEKAPLLLKTHKDLTTEGFALAVFEEFCLILLISLAAFCSQSRFLYLIWLGGLIAFSLHLLFHIIQAFMLRQYIPAVGTALLCLPISSVIILNSCHFLHVNVIELFCFGLIGLLIVIFNLLLALRLGKQFSKWLNS, encoded by the coding sequence ATGACTACTTATGTTTGGTTATTTCCTTTACTTTTTATCTTTCATGGCTTAGAAGAAATCATTGGCTTCATACCTTGGATAGAGAAAAAAAGTGATCTTCTTAAGGAAAAAGCCCCTCTTCTTTTAAAGACGCATAAGGATTTGACAACAGAGGGCTTCGCTCTGGCTGTTTTTGAGGAATTCTGCTTGATTCTCCTTATCTCCCTAGCAGCTTTTTGCAGTCAAAGCCGATTTCTTTATCTGATTTGGTTAGGCGGACTAATAGCCTTTAGTTTACATTTGCTGTTTCATATCATACAAGCCTTTATGCTAAGACAGTATATCCCAGCTGTGGGAACGGCTCTTTTATGTCTGCCAATCAGCTCTGTCATTATCCTAAATAGTTGTCATTTTCTTCATGTCAATGTGATAGAATTATTCTGTTTTGGTTTGATTGGATTATTAATTGTTATCTTCAATCTCTTGCTTGCTCTCAGGCTGGGTAAGCAATTTTCTAAATGGTTGAACAGCTAA
- a CDS encoding helix-hairpin-helix domain-containing protein produces the protein MVDEFLDKLKEKKNVFALVGGLVVLLGLGVYFFFPSSNKQEDSLARLKEQSLQVTTKTGKESQKKTQVTTAKSTITVDIKGAVKHEGVYTLPIDSRINDVIEKAGGFSEKADRKSVNLAQKLQDEAVIYVAAIGENISVIRDSQEGKTSQADKANTKETSVKGKVNLNTATLADLQTISGIGEKKAQDILDYREANGGFKSVDDLKNISGIGDKTFEKLKDLVSVD, from the coding sequence ATGGTTGACGAATTTTTAGATAAACTCAAGGAAAAGAAAAATGTTTTTGCCCTAGTTGGTGGTCTTGTAGTCTTACTGGGTCTGGGTGTTTATTTCTTTTTTCCTTCTTCCAATAAGCAGGAAGATAGTCTGGCTCGTTTAAAGGAACAATCCCTTCAGGTAACCACAAAGACTGGCAAAGAAAGTCAAAAGAAGACGCAGGTGACGACTGCCAAATCAACAATAACTGTTGATATTAAAGGAGCTGTTAAGCATGAGGGCGTCTATACTTTACCGATTGACAGTCGTATTAATGATGTAATAGAAAAAGCGGGAGGTTTTTCTGAAAAGGCTGATCGCAAATCTGTTAATCTGGCTCAAAAATTACAAGACGAAGCAGTTATTTATGTGGCAGCTATTGGTGAGAATATTAGTGTCATTAGGGATTCTCAAGAAGGTAAAACCAGTCAGGCAGATAAGGCAAATACTAAAGAAACTTCGGTAAAAGGTAAGGTTAATCTTAATACTGCCACTTTGGCTGATTTACAGACTATTTCTGGAATCGGTGAGAAGAAAGCTCAGGATATTCTTGATTACCGTGAAGCCAATGGAGGTTTTAAGTCAGTGGATGATTTGAAAAATATTTCAGGGATTGGCGATAAAACATTTGAGAAGTTAAAGGATTTAGTCAGTGTTGATTAG
- a CDS encoding lysophospholipid acyltransferase family protein, with product MFYTYLRSLLVFLIWAANGNIHYHHRDTLLPEDDNYILVAPHRTLWDPIFLAFAARPKQFIFMAKKELFGNRAFGWWIRMCGAFPIDRENPGAEAVRYPVKMLRKSDRSLIMFPSGSRHSSDVKGGVAVIAKTAKVKIMPAAYAGPRSIKGLLKHDRIDVTFGNPIDISDIKRMNDDGIEEVAHRIEKEFDQMDTEVATFKDNERPSWWSLIYRLPAMVLVAIVLAFTYLFSWFASFVWNPEKHRDKKIK from the coding sequence GTGTTTTATACCTACCTGCGCTCTTTGTTAGTTTTTTTAATTTGGGCTGCTAATGGTAATATTCATTACCATCATCGAGATACATTGTTGCCTGAAGATGACAATTATATTTTAGTTGCACCTCACCGTACACTATGGGATCCTATCTTTTTAGCTTTTGCAGCTCGGCCTAAGCAATTTATCTTTATGGCTAAGAAGGAATTATTTGGCAATCGTGCTTTCGGCTGGTGGATTCGCATGTGTGGAGCTTTTCCGATTGATCGTGAAAACCCAGGGGCTGAGGCTGTCCGTTATCCTGTTAAAATGCTTAGGAAAAGCGATCGTTCTTTGATTATGTTTCCAAGTGGAAGTCGTCATTCTTCTGATGTTAAAGGTGGCGTTGCAGTTATTGCCAAAACAGCAAAAGTTAAAATTATGCCTGCAGCCTATGCGGGGCCAAGATCCATCAAAGGCTTGCTTAAACATGATCGTATTGATGTTACTTTTGGCAATCCCATTGATATTTCAGATATTAAGCGCATGAATGACGATGGCATTGAAGAAGTGGCTCATCGTATTGAAAAAGAATTTGACCAAATGGATACAGAAGTTGCAACTTTCAAAGATAATGAGCGACCAAGCTGGTGGAGCTTGATTTATCGTTTGCCAGCTATGGTTTTGGTGGCTATTGTTCTTGCTTTCACTTACCTCTTTTCTTGGTTCGCTAGTTTTGTCTGGAACCCAGAAAAGCATCGTGATAAAAAAATAAAATAA